A window of Candidatus Rokuibacteriota bacterium contains these coding sequences:
- a CDS encoding sigma-70 family RNA polymerase sigma factor, whose translation MDPLSGYEELLQVHSGRLRRLCQLLLADGQEAEEVVQEVFVKALEAERRQGPPADWGRWLTRIAVNTCHDRRRAGWWTQFRHWSERIEEIPIADERQSPEEAAISGETRQRVWLAFRALPDRQREVFVLRHLEGWSGAEIAAALGLSPGSVKRHLFRAVHRLRESLGRAP comes from the coding sequence GTGGACCCATTATCGGGATACGAGGAGCTGCTCCAGGTGCACTCGGGGCGCCTGCGGCGGCTCTGCCAGCTGCTCCTGGCCGACGGTCAGGAGGCCGAGGAGGTCGTGCAAGAGGTGTTCGTGAAGGCGCTCGAGGCGGAGCGGCGGCAGGGGCCCCCCGCCGACTGGGGACGATGGCTGACGCGCATCGCGGTCAACACCTGCCATGACCGTCGGCGGGCCGGCTGGTGGACGCAGTTCCGGCACTGGAGCGAGCGGATCGAGGAGATCCCGATCGCCGACGAGCGCCAGAGCCCTGAGGAGGCGGCCATCTCTGGCGAGACGAGGCAGCGGGTCTGGCTGGCGTTTCGTGCCCTGCCCGACCGGCAGCGCGAGGTGTTCGTCCTGCGCCATCTGGAGGGCTGGTCGGGGGCGGAGATCGCGGCCGCGCTGGGGCTCAGCCCGGGGAGCGTGAAGCGCCACCTTTTCCGGGCCGTCCATCGGCTGCGCGAGTCTCTCGGGAGGGCGCCGTGA